The Raphanus sativus cultivar WK10039 chromosome 6, ASM80110v3, whole genome shotgun sequence sequence TTGCTACCATACCATCAACCTAACAGAAACAAACTGATCTGTGATTGCTACAAGCCGGTCACAGTAAATTAATAATTCAGAGCTATGCTCTGGCCAAGAACACTGCTAATATTTCTGATGACATCAATATTCTAGAACTGCAACATGATGTAATATAACCCTCTTTCTAAAAGCAAACAtaggaaatatatatatgcaaaactCTCACAATGATTTAATGGCTGAAATCTTCAACGGACTTTTTGCTTTTATTGAGATAATTTCAACGAAGATAACTTTTGGCGGTGGAGGCAACCAAATCCTCATCCCCCACCATTTCAATCACTTTAACATCTTCATCTTTCTTaacaacctatatatatatatatatatatatatatataagcagctctttcaagttttaaaaatataaaataaagatgtGATTTTGCTTAGATATAAGAAGATTCAAGTACCAAGTTTGAGAGCCCAGATTACGAAGtgtaaaaaaacataattgaaGTGTTTCTTCAATTACAATGGACCAAAACCAAAGATGAATATGAGCAAAGCTAAGAACAACCcataaatcaaatcaaagaaCAATGACACATTAGTATATTGTGAATGATACGAAGAGAGGATGAGGAAAAGATGAGAAGTACTCACATATTTATATAGATCCTTGCTGCAGATCTAAATGACACATTGAATGAGATTAAACACGAAGTCACAGGTCGAACCGTTTCAGATGGCGAGAAGAAGCCCAGACGTCCCGGCATCGCCGTCGCACGAAGAGTATTCTTTGATCGAATAGAATTAAAATTGGAGAGCAGACTCCATTTACCCGGGCCGTACACAGCATTAGCCCAACACACATTAATGATCAAAACCCATCTAGAACCAAGCTAAATGAAACGCTGAGTTGCATTTTTTTTGGACACGTGTCAACGCAAGGATACTCGAATTTCTTAGGTGGAtgctgatgtgtcagcaggagagatccaatcttcttttatatatatagattttacgGAAAACATTCTTGTTTTcttatggtgttttatacaaatttatgATATCACAAAATAATGATATCATTATTatctaaatttgtaaatttttgatATTCTGGAATTctataaaataccaaaaaagaaaacatttttgatattGTGTGTTCAAGAAAGCAAGGCTTGATGATAACACAGAAACTGAAAGATGATAATACAAAGTCACTGTCACAACAGAAATTCGTTATTATGAAATTATGAGAAGTAACTAAGATACAGTTTCTTGTCTTTATCATATGTTTGGTTTGTATCAAATCCATATAAAGATGCAGAAACAAAGCCTTTTATCTTATTATCCATCTTCTATCTTTGGTCAAAGAAGAGACGGTAAATCAAAAAAGCTGGTAACTTTTGGTACATGATAGGAGGAGGCTTTGAAGGAGATAAACAGAACATCAAGCTGTTCTCTTTATGATATGGACTCCACTGTCTGTGTCCACAATCTCGCTTATATCTCCCACCTTCAATGCGTATGTTGCTTCCTCAAACGGTTTCTGCATTTGACCTCGCCCAAATGGACCTGAAACACCAGTTTGGTACAGTCAATATGAGCACTTTCAGCATAAGGTTTATCAGCACCAAATTTGAGATCAAGAAATAACCTTTGGGAAggtcttagcaaaaaaaaatagtaagatTTATAAGACCAATTACAGTCATCAAGGAAAAGACTAGAAATTATAATAATCAATGAAGATCTAAGCATACATAAGTTTGATTTTTgagcaccaaaaaaaaaataggcaTCATCACTGGTGATGTTGTAAGTAGTCAACATCAGTAGGATTTATAAGCACCAATTACAGAATCATCGACTCCAAATAATAATTGTAGCGGGGATGATCTAAAGCATACATCAGTGAGATATCTGAGTACCAACTAAATTCATCGACGAAGAAAATTTTAGATTGTTCACACTGGTGATGATCTAAGTAGACTTTTAGACTAAGGTTTATGAGCACTGaatataaagataaataaagaaagaaacttttAGCTTCTATCACAGATGATGGTCTAAgtagtcatcatcatcatcagcaatATCTACGAGCACCAATTCTAGATTCATCAAGGAAAAAGAATTCCATACTCTAAACATTAGTGATAACCTGATGATACAAGAACACAGTAGTAAGATTCGTGAAAAAGCAGACGTCAGTAACCATTATGAGCACTAAAAACATTGGTGAATGATTCAAGTAGACAGTAGTAGTAAGATTCATGAGACGTTAATAACCTTTAAGAGCACTACAAATGTCTCAAGCAAGAAACCTTATACTCTAAACATTAGTGAATAATCTAAACAGACCTACGTAGACTTCAGTAACCTTTATGAGcactataaataaatacatcaatCAAGAACTCATTAGTAACCTTCGTGACCACTATAGAATAGATATACCAAACAAGAAACTATCTGCGTGTTTAAAAAGCGTCTTGGTGGTAAAGATTCATGAAAAGTGAACTATAGATACATCAATCAATAAACACTGGTGATTATCTACACAGACCAATGCTCTTATCATATCATTATGAGCAATTTCACTATACAGAGATCCAACAGAACCCTAATTGAAATAAAATACTGATTCATCCTTTCACCAATAGCTGTTTGAGACTATCCTGATCAAAGCACAATCATCTTAAACAAGAGACTTGATTGATAGAGAGAAGATAAAAACAAACCTAGATCGCCGCCGCGTTTAGCAGAGCTACAGTCGGAAACACGAGTGGCCACATCCTCGAAGTTGGCTTTGCCAGAGAGGATGTCTTCACGGATCGATTTAAGCTGTTCGACGGCTGCTTCCCTCGTGGTAGTCATGATGATCTTGCCTTCCGGATCCTTCCACGACGCCTTCCTGCGAGATCCTTGATGCTTGATCAGAATGTGCGAGGCCTTGACTTGGTCTCTCGACGCCATCTTGCTCTTCTTACGGTGCTTgctttggtggtggtggtggtggttgtgatCGGCTCTCTTGTCCTTTGGTTGATCTGTCGAAGAGACAGAGTCTTTCTTCCGTTTCCGATCTGAATCTATCTTCGAAGATTTGGGGATTGAGAGAGATGTCTCTGACGACGAAAACGGAGAAAGTTAAAAGTGTGCGgctctttcttcttttgagaAGTGTCTTTATATGACAACACAAAAAAGGTATTGTGAGCATTCGTACATTCGGTTAGGTTAGGTGAGAATCGGTTCGGTCCCAATTGGATTTGAATTGTGTTTAGAGCTTTTTGAGTTTTAGACAAAGTTTGTTTTCACACTCAAGAAAACCAAGTCGTATTTTACaagaatatgattttttataaacttactttctttttcaatttagtttttagttaaCATAGATGACATCCATAAACAATTTTTGTATGCTGTCACAGGAAATTAATCACAGTACAGATAGCGGTcaaaaagaatctggtataccgTACTATGAGATCTGATAACTATTGTCCGAAATGTGGAGAGCCAACAGAATCTGCTAGTCATGCGATTTTGAATGTCCACTGATATTACAGGCATAGTCATTATCATCAACACTGTCAAGCCCCTAAACTTTTCctattttaagtatttatgCCAACATAGATTATCATTTTTGGACGAAAAACAACATTTTGGAGCCAAAACATGATAAGCCTCTTATCTTTGGATAATATGGTACGTTTTGGAATACTCGGAATGATAAGCTATTTAGAGATATAGATAGGGACCCTATAGAGCTGGTCATGTATGCAAAGAGTGAGTGTCAAGTTTGGTTTGATGCACAAGATATTATACATGCTACTCCATAGCCACTTATTGTTGAAGAACCACAAATCTTAAACTTAGAGGATATTTGTATGGTGGATGGTTCATGGACCTCTGCAGCTTAATTCAGTAGATTAGGATGAATTTGGAAAGACATCATGGAGAAGATTCAACTCATGGAGACCAAAACTTAAGGAGGCGTGAATCAGCATTACACTCGGAACTGGAAGCGCTAAGGTGGACAATGGAGAACATGCTACAATATTCGAACTGTCAGAGTTTTGGGACTTATTGCAAAGAACTGCTTGCAATGATAAAAGATCCAAAAGTTTGGCCAAACTTCTCAACGGAGCTGGAAATCTTCTAAACTCTCCACATATGCTTCCGAGACTTCAAGATTTGTTACATTCTAAGAGCACAAAATGAAATCGCTGATTCATTAGTTAAGATTGCTCATTCATTTCATATATATCTTTGctttattggttgttctattccggtttggttacccagaccaatttgagtaataaaatagccgtttgttaccaaaaaaacaatttttgtttaGAATAAGTTAAGACATAAGAAGAAGATTATAATtcagtaaatatataaaaatgtctAGCATCACAGAGTTAACATATAATCTATGATAATTTATCCGAATCAAACCATATTTATTGTGATTTTAAATTTGGTTCAATTGAGAGAGTTCTTAGAAATACTAGAGATTTTACCGCGCTATGCGCGGTTTGTTAATCTATAAAATTTGTGTTTAAAAGATTTATGTATTAAAATTtctatacatataaaaatttatcttatttttattataatgaaatatttttgtgattaactattttaataacttttaaccaatcaaaatttaatgatcacaatttatttattcaaaattgatAATTTACAGTTATTACCTAataaaatcttttgaaaatgtaaaaatatatatcttaaatatatttttctccaAAACATTGATAATTTTGTAACAGAAGGAGTATAACTTAAAcatcaaagtttaaaataagtacttttattttgtgtatatcatttatttgttttatatgatttttcaattttaaaatttatttggcatttattattttataaataagtatTTACTATAAACTGGTAAACCTTTTAGGAGATTTTATTATGAATGATTGATTCCATGTTCAGATACTACATGGGTCAAGTGGTATGTGCTCCCTTCCGTTGTCCGCAAGGTCGAGGGTTCGAGGCTATCTCTTGCAGATTTGTGGTGATTATCTTGAGAGATCTTTGGGCCCAATACGGAGAAGCCCAGATCTGCTGCGCGTGGCTACTGGTGGCTTAACATGGGGTGATCACCAGCCCTCCTGGATGCCTTCGGCGGGCTCTCTGGCGGGCAATGCCCAGATTTCCGAGACGGTCATTAGGCGCTAGTCGGATTCCTCTCGAGGCATTCGGATACCAGGatcatcaaaaaaaagaagttaaattgTATGGATTATGTGCATTACACATATGCAGATATATTTGCCATTGGTATTGTGTAGAAAATATATAACCTTGCAATATTGTTTGTATGTTAGAGTAAAAACATACTTccattattattttagattccTAAGTTACTTATTAAGTTGGTATATTGAAAAGCAAAATGCATCAATTGCTGATGCTCTAACCTAAATGGACCTTTACACAAATTTATTTGCTATAACATTACAAATAAAGTTGGAAAATTCTAATAGTATATACATAGTACAGACCGAAGGTAACAATTAAAAAACTCTTTGTAATGTAATTTTTAGATTCAAAAGttctattatttaatttttaaaaaatgttatttaattatttgaacTTAATTTTTGGCCAAGGTCccaattttatattaataagttagtcaaataatttgtttttcaatGCAAATAAAAACTGAGATTAAGAATAAAATTTCAattctattttgaaaataaaacatgattttatattatataacattttagacaattaatatattatattgatacgtatataataaatatttctaaTTTATTGATCCATGGTTTAGAAACAGCCGATCTAATGATCGGGTGACCCTGGATATAATCTGGTTCTGTATCCATGTCgagtttaaaaatattgttttactaTATTGGTTTATTTAAcagtattttattttcttataatagtTACCTcttctgtatttttttcttctaactTTAGCAATCTTTTGCATGATATGCTGCAATGTTTGATTTTGTgatttctagttttttttactTGAGTGAAAACTTGTGTTGTTATGGCTTGTAAACGAATTAACCACAACATTAAAAacaattcttatatatttataattgttcaaaatatttttttattgatggATCATATAAACAACCAATTTTGAAGGATTGTTTAGTTCAGAGGTGTTTATTAGTGTCATATAAACAACCAATTTTATgttctttttgatttttagcttaatttaaaaatcaaagacCGTCAATGATTTGTTTATATCTAATATTGTAGTCACAAGCATCATTGTCCCTTCAGGGACATCCGATAAAATTACTATACATAAAAGATTAGATGGTTTCTGCGCAATGATGACAAACACAAATCGAGAAATTATCTAATTGTTTTTATTCTCCAAAATTTTTTGGATGTGGTTTTTTATTGTTTGGATTTTCGATGAACAATATCCACGGAATCGGCTCCGAGGTTATGAAATCATATAATTTGTCATGTACTCTATTTCAATATATTCTTCATTTAATAATCAACTATCATTTATGGCTTTTCATTGAGGATTAGGTATCTCTTCTCTGTACTCAAATCTTCTCAGATTTCCGGTGTCGACACAGAAACATGAGGATTTGGATGTCTTGTCTCTCACTGCATTCACAACAACCATATGTGAATTTTATATGcatttcaaagaaaatattttctttaagaAAACTCTTTAACGAGCTAAGCAGCTACATTGCTCATATCTCTACTTATATCTGAACTTCCTTAGTATTTTAGAAACATGACGATGAAACGCAAAACGAACAGATCATCagaagttttaataaataagatcTTCAATGAGCTCTTACATGAACGCATCAAAGTGCACCGAAGTTGTGTATATCAGTGAATGTGAAATAAGTAACAACGCACCAAAGCTATGTTAATTAtggcatctccaaccctactccattttctactccaaacattattttggagtaaaatcctttccaaccccactccattttcaactccaaaatagagtaatggctagggttactccatttatggagtaattttacacattactccattttggagttgaactttttttatttatgaaatagtcttttaaatctttaatgtttttattttttacttaaataatattttaaaatgataaaataaaatgaaaacaagatatttcattatttgacataaaatgcataacataattaaacaacataaataatataaaataaaaataaaataagtgatttaaatgtccgatttcaaattttttttactcgctttaggaatatcaaaaataaagaagctcattttttcatttgtgggaaaaatattttaatgctttAATTTATCATTAATTTATCATTTGTGGGAAATGCATTAATTTATCATTTGtgggaaaaatattttaatgcttttattgaaccaacttatatattatgttttattctatttttatgatttcttgtaccttttaataataaatttttaatttaaataaattatattttaaagcatttttgcaaacataaaatagtcggagttaatttgtaaacttttataagtataagatattattaacaattattaactattttagagtaaaaaatggagtaatacattggaataaaatttggagtaatacattggagatgctcttatatcAGTGAATAGTGAATGTAACAGGTAATAACGTTGAAAGAAAATTAAGTTTGTGCCTAGTCTTTGACAACAGTGAATATGACATAAGTAACAACATTTAGAGCATTTCTAATAGCAcactattttttcttctaaaataatgtgGTAGAAGTAaagttactctatttttatgtaaattatagatgaaaaatagTGTCATTGAGATTGCTCTAAAAGAGAATTAAGTTTTTAAGTTTGTACCTAGTCTTCGACAAGTGTCATCAGAATTTTCGCTGATTAGATATTTCAGTTTGTTCTACGGCTTTTAGAATATCGTTACAAAAAGACCAAGATTCAATTAGCATCCAAACTACGACCAAAATTATGTATAGTTTAATTAGAGAACAAAACGAAAAAATGCACAAATATAATCAACACTTGCGAAATGAAAATTGTAAAGACATAATAATAACTTCGACAGAGAAGGACAagattataacaaaatatttttgagaTTTCAGAACACAACAAGGTCCGAAAGGAAAGACAGCAAAACGCAAACAGAAATATCTTATGAAACCTAGTCGGCCTTGGCAGCAGAAGCAGCAGCTTGACCTCTGAGACGACCAGTTCTCCTAGCAGCAATAAGACCAACCTTCTGTCCCGGAGGTGCATCACGTCTAACAGTACTAGCGTGACCAATGTGCTGATGGTTACCTCCTCCATGGGGATGCTCCACTGGATTCATAGCCACACCACGAACCTTAGGCCATGAGTTCCTCTTCACACGGTATTTGTGGTACGCGTTTCCTGCCTTGAGCATCGGCTTCTCGGTCCTTCCACCACCTGCAACTTGACCAATCATGGCCCTGCACCCACTAGGAACAATCTTCTTCGAACCAGATGGCAACTTGACCCTGTATCACATTACAAGAACTCCTGATCAAGATCGATACAAAGGCAGAACCTTTGGAACCAAAACTACACATCTACACTAACCCATCAACAGATCTCAACGATTATGCCATTTTCATACATCAAAACAGTTATGTCTGAATCCGGAAACAAACCTAGTAGTGTCGTTGTCAGGGTTGTGTGAAATAACGATAGCGTAATCACCAGAAGCTCTAGCGAGCACACCACGATCACCGACATGATGCTCGACGTTACAGACAACAGCTCCTTCAGGAATAGCTCTAAGCGGGAGAACATTTCCGACAACGAGAGTGGCTTTCTTACCGCAGTACAAGAACTGCCCCGTGTACATACCCTCGGCGGCAACGAAGAGCTCCTTCTGCTTCTTGTAACGGAAAGGATGACGGAACGCGACGCGAGCTAGCGGCGCACCACGGCCAGGATCGTGGATGATCTCCGTCACGACGCCCTTGAGGTATCCATTTCTCTCGCCGTAGTCGAGGCTGCGGAACTTGGCTGGACCCTTGCGGTGGTGGGTGTGGGATTTGAAGACGGAACCTGCTCCCTTACGTTGAGCTCTGATGACACGACCCATGGATGGATGCTCGAACGGCGAAGGTTACAATTAGGGTTTGAGACAGAAGTCGAGAGTGAGAAAAAAATCACCCTTTTATTATGCAACCTGAAGTCGTTTCAACCCTAATGGGCTTGGCCTATTGGAATGAAAGCCCATAGGTTTTGTGTAAACCCATAAAAAGCCTAAATCATGAAAGGTTTATAAATCGATGGTTACTTGATTGTTGTCTCTATCAGATCAGAGGTAGATGCACTAGGCCTGGATGAATTAGATACCCATTTCGATTAGGATccgaatttttttttgggtttttaggTTTAATCTTCTAGATTTtgttcaaaatttatatattttcgtaCTGGATTTGATTAATAATACTTTGGACTCGGGTATTTTTACatatgatattaaaataaatatgaaattgagtatttgaaatagttattTACGTTTCGactatttattttgaaatactATTTCCATCCAAatttttagattaaattttTCTAGTAGAGGAGTTTCAAGTTATTTTGACTTTTGGGCTTTTCGTTTATATGTTCGGTTCggttctattaaaaatatattttgaattcaaTATCACTCTATAGAATCTATTTTTGAGTAATTTTTACAGTTGAAATTGGATGTAAACTCAAAATTTTCAGCTTATATGTTTGATTCGGATTTGGGTTTTCGTTTTTTTGTTGTCTATGCCTAGTTTTACGCTATTAGGAAACACATTATAATTCATACGTCTATACTGCCTTTTAAAATGCATGCAAGCTtagataaaatattatcaagttgaATTGAAGACCACATATCACCTgaacaaaacaaagatataaattcaatttcgtttatatatattgataaaaagtTTACAGAAAATCAAAACAAGATGAACAAAACATTGGATAATTGGCTATCACATTGGATAATTGCCTATGACATTGTATATACTGTATGTGTATTTTGGGTTATGTTATATAGTTCCTGTGAAGGggcaaattttgttttatttctggTTCAGCTAAGTATCTTAGATATTTGATAAATACATAGattgatatataaaaagatatacttataaaataaataggaTAAATATTATCATGAAAATTTCGTTGATGTACACAATACACGGAAATGCTATCGCTACGAATCTATGTCAATAACTTATCATAATTGATGAATAAACACCAAAATAACAACAATATTTGGACAGCAtgtataatacatatatatatatatatatatatatatatatatatatatgttctctcGCTTATAATGTGAGAGGTGTGATTCACACAAAGATTTGGACTTTACACCTTacactatatatttgtatacatatatttgtCAACTagaaatatgtaatatatttatacacGTCAATGTCAAAAGGGACAATTTATAAACTCAAAATCAATTGATAGTATGGGCATACTCTCTAATAAAGCCTATAAGACGACAATAACTATGTGCGTTTGCCGGTTTGCTGTCTTGCTGAATTAGACATGAACATTTTTACAGAAGTAATTAAAAGAATGAGAGCCAAagtgagaaagagaagaaattgCATACTTTATGCCCATGTTCAGTTGCAACTTGCAAGTTGCTAACACCAGCGCCCAACAACAATGACTCGTTGTTCATTTTCTGGAGACCTATGAGCGATTAGTCACAGCGATCAGAGCGACCAAAATTGTCTTTTTTATTGCAGTAATTAGACCTGTGACTTTTAATTAACACCAAAT is a genomic window containing:
- the LOC108806071 gene encoding peptidyl-prolyl cis-trans isomerase Pin1; its protein translation is MASRDQVKASHILIKHQGSRRKASWKDPEGKIIMTTTREAAVEQLKSIREDILSGKANFEDVATRVSDCSSAKRGGDLGPFGRGQMQKPFEEATYALKVGDISEIVDTDSGVHIIKRTA
- the LOC108805715 gene encoding 60S ribosomal protein L8-1; translated protein: MGRVIRAQRKGAGSVFKSHTHHRKGPAKFRSLDYGERNGYLKGVVTEIIHDPGRGAPLARVAFRHPFRYKKQKELFVAAEGMYTGQFLYCGKKATLVVGNVLPLRAIPEGAVVCNVEHHVGDRGVLARASGDYAIVISHNPDNDTTRVKLPSGSKKIVPSGCRAMIGQVAGGGRTEKPMLKAGNAYHKYRVKRNSWPKVRGVAMNPVEHPHGGGNHQHIGHASTVRRDAPPGQKVGLIAARRTGRLRGQAAASAAKAD